A region from the Linepithema humile isolate Giens D197 chromosome 1, Lhum_UNIL_v1.0, whole genome shotgun sequence genome encodes:
- the nej gene encoding histone lysine acetyltransferase CREBBP isoform X9, with the protein MADHLVDGPPPKRPKLDPFQGPSDSTVGMAPLMMHHAYTNYGGGGSNIQQIQGPPQQLHLQQHQMQQWNNSLQKRNYITNPDTMFDIENDLPDDLLSSGSWGSATESTKPPATGPGPGQQNGALDSELRQHVQQQQLSHHLIQQQVCVKGNKNLVANSLVMAAGTLGNKSPNMQSPPNVSVSKGVVDPQMVVSLGNLPSSIASSLANNQMSIANSMGSLQSSMSMAGSNPAMSMPGGMNSGLVMTSTASGNNNMGGMAGGSLIVTNSLNKQPLNTVTMMGPNTQAIHHPSGPQGVTQMQNGPGMMNTRAVAMQQQQQAHMVGPARGQSPHQQVHQVGIVGPNQGPRMQGPPNMANMPNMGQIGASSPYGYGNPSSGGPGPGVTVCANNPIGVVKPQQKGVGTNMTAMQAAAASRFTGTAGPIGTPNVVGGQEGGTATQQAQPSAPSPAQPQSGAPTGGQPGPQQATQGQMTGTGAPTGPTKSTPDPEKCRLIQQQLVLLLHAHKCQRRENAQANGEIRQCNLPDCKTMKNVLNHMTSCQAGKNCTVAHCSMSRQIISHWKHCNRGDCPVCLPIKQANKNRTNSVQVSAIQPNNQPNPSPSEMRRAYDALGIQCPTTTPGLLPGQGVGRGVRMPAPGMAGPPGTLGNVRLPQPQTQSVYTKQEAKGAVYVSAASGQSVVGAGQQVVAPNVSLPLNSDPSTVGVAGNQTAPTTGSTSAAAAAAANIQQSVNMQTLFGLNESGQPSVIGAENRLANLQLPPGCVPPGQVTAQPVQGTKEWHLSVTPDLRNHLVHKLVQAIFPTPDPQAMLDKRMHNLVAYARKVEGDMYEMANSRSEYYHLLAEKIYKIQKELVFNYVLKLRNMVRESRLNDFSTTDEKRQKRKEQQQLQQAQQQQQQPQPPQPAGTSGPGLRPCAPPNVGAVLPGSSKPVGTVPPTLRSHSPSMGQLGTIPAMAIQQHSRMQFPQQQQAQQQQQAQQQQQQQQQVQAQQQIQQQQQQQQQQGILVGPPGPSPNGQSTSNTNMVPNPGLSPFGQPQMSQANLTTTTASNNAMTSQFSTSNGTATGLPNTSPIQNQHQFPDLMKVRLAQAQVQAAQQQQQQQQQQQQQQQQQQQQQQQSQNQQSQPASTPSQVGTPVSSIPQAPSPFSGMQQPSAQQQQQQQPPNQQFPTRPLSASTPNDNGIAASTPQTIPPPASSGPSPTGSVSATTTGTTNGPQSTTSTPNTPLVPSLMTPNQTVSSASNQTPPHSGPTPSPAGLASLGKGMTSQERAALNTPRNTSMSSQMAAITAALDRDNSPSPPMSNNKGKLDSIKEEVTIKMEIKQEPEEPQNHRMDGGKSVNNEIIIKTEPKTEPMEEGSNEAIVKEEPASIKEESMTPVSSQDASASDIKPMVPEPIQPSGTSTDKKKCLFKPDELRQALMPTLEKLYRQDPESIPFRQPVDPQALGIPDYPTIVKKPMDLSTIKKKLDTEKYSDPWEYVDDVWMMFDNAWLYNRKTSRVYRYCTKLSEVFEQEIDPVMQALGYCCGRKYTFNPQVLCCYGKQLCTIPRDAKYYSYQNSSLKGIGLLSDRYTFCQKCFNDIPGDTVTLGDDPTQPQTAIKKEQFQEMKNDHLELEPFVTCTDCGRRVHQICVLHMETIWPLGFTCDNCLKKKGQKRKENKFNAKRLPVTKLGTYIETRVNNFLKKKEAGAGEVAIRVVASSDKVVEVKPGMRSRFVENGDMPGEFPYRAKALFAFEEVDGTDVCFFGMHVQEYGSECTPPNTRRVYIAYLDSVHFFRPRQFRTAVYHEILLGYLDYAKQLGYTMAHIWACPPSEGDDYIFHCHPAEQKIPKPKRLQEWYKKMLDKGMVERIVLDYKDILKQAMEDRLSSAADLPYFEGDFWPNVLEESIKELDQEEEEKRKQAEAAEAAAAAANAIFSLSEDSETPDGKKKGQKKAKKSNKSKANQRKNSKKSNTPQTGNDLSAKIFATMEKHKEVFFVIRLHSAQSAASLAPIQDPDPVINCDLMDGRDAFLTMARERHYEFSSLRRAKFSSMSMLYELHNQGQDKFVYTCNNCKSHVETRYHCTVCDDFDLCVSCKDKDGHPHPMEKLGFDLDDGSSPADAKQTNPQEARKLSIQRCIQSLVHACQCRDANCRLPSCQKMKRVVMHTKNCKRKTNGGCPICKQLIALCCYHAKHCQETKCLVPFCSNIKHKIKQQQLQQRLQQAQLLRRRMAVMNTRPTGPVAAMQAGQQTSNVAMATGVAMKPGVSTSNLPSPHQPGIGLKPGTQTPPAHVLQVVKQVQEEAARQQAPHVGYGKVTPGAGVGVGVGVGQTGGVMPPPQMQRPLPVQMPNPGGTHLIPMDQWTPSRYQPNAVMQQNPNLARQQTPQQLMQQQQQHQAQPGMGMSAQMPRQPGVIGPVGQVGPQPNMQKHALQQLMQTLRSPQSTEQQAQILQILKSNPPLMAAFIKQRALVHQQQPGQHGGGVGGPLGPNQPQQQQQPGLQHMMSQQQQPQQQQQQQQPQQQGRLQIQTMLTPQAQQQQQPVQQQTQWYKQQMLVQQMQRQQQAQQQQQQQQQQQQQQQQQQQQQQQQQQQQQQQQQQQQQPFTQPPAPPYGQQRPIRPSLLGYGGFNEQGYGQPGLKPTPPPVPSPQGVMGPPGISVQQQLMQSVRSPPPIRSPQPNPSPRPVPSPRNQPVPSPRSGPVPSPHHHPPHGTPTHSPAHELGGGPSEMMLSQLSGGAGAPTGHPAAMPHHPSPAPAPTNGGADANEVTPMTPQDQLSKFVEGL; encoded by the exons ATGGCCGACCACCTGGTGGACGGCCCTCCGCCGAAGCGGCCGAAACTCGATCCGTTTCAGGGGCCATCAGACTCGACGG TGGGTATGGCGCCTTTAATGATGCACCATGCTTATACGAACTACGGGGGAGGTGGCAGTAACATTCAACAAATACAGGGTCCACCGCAGCAGCTACATCTGCAACAGCATCAGATGCAACAGTGGAACAACTCGCTCCAAAAACGAA ATTACATAACAAACCCAGACACAATgtttgatattgaaaatgatCTTCCTGATGACTTGCTGTCGTCTGGATCTTGGGGTTCCGCGACCGAGAGTACCAAGCCACCGGCAACCGGTCCAGGTCCAGGGCAGCAAAACGGTGCTCTCGACTCGGAACTCAGGCAACATGTACAGCAACAACAACTCTCTCATCATCTCATTCAGCAGCAGGTATGCGTCAAG GGCAACAAAAACTTGGTGGCGAATTCCTTGGTAATGGCTGCCGGAACATTGGGGAACAAAAGTCCGAATATGCAATCTCCGCCGAATGTTTCCGTCTCCAAAGGGGTGGTCGATCCGCAGATGGTCGTGAGTCTCGGTAATCTGCCGAGCAGTATAGCTAGTTCGTTGGCGAACAATCAAATGTCTATCGCGAATTCGATGGGCAGTTTGCAATCATCCATGAGCATGGCCGGAAGTAACCCCGCGATGTCCATGCCGGGCGGCATGAATTCCGGCTTAGTGATGACTAGTACTGCCAGCGGGAACAATAATATGGGCGGCATGGCTGGGGGAAGCTTAATAGTAACCAACAGTTTGAACAAACAACCTTTAAATACA GTAACCATGATGGGCCCTAATACTCAAGCGATACATCATCCTAGCGGACCTCAGGGGGTCACGCAAATGCAAAATGGTCCCGGGATGATGAACACGAGGGCTGTGGCGatgcagcagcaacaacaggcGCATATGGTCGGCCCGGCGAGAGGGCAGAGTCCTCATCAACAAGTCCATCAAGTTGGCATTGTCGGGCCGAATCAAGGCCCGCGAATGCAGGGTCCACCTAATATGGCGAATATGCCAAACATGGGGCAAATAGGTGCATCGAGTCCGTACGGATATG gTAATCCAAGTTCTGGTGGACCAGGACCAGGAGTAACTGTATGCGCCAATAATCCCATAGGTGTTGTCAAGCCGCAACAGAAAGGAGTGGGGACGAATATGACCGCCATGCAAGCAGCTGCTGCCAGTAGATTCACCGGAACCGCCGGTCCGATCGGCACCCCAAACGTCGTCGGTGGTCAAGAGGGTGGAACAGCGACGCAACAGGCGCAGCCATCCGCGCCGAGTCCGGCTCAACCTCAATCTGGAGCGCCGACCGGAGGACAGCCCGGTCCACAACAAGCTACTCAAGGGCAGATGACTGGCACTGGTGCTCCGACAG GACCTACGAAATCCACGCCTGATCCCGAAAAATGCAGACTTATTCAGCAACAATTGGTATTACTTTTACACGCTCATAAGTGTCAACGGCGCGAGAACGCGCAAGCGAACGGCGAGATACGACAATGCAACTTACCAGACtgtaaaacaatgaaaaatgttttgaatcACATGACGAGCTGTCAAGCCGGCAAAAATTGTACTGTTGCACACTGTAGCATGTCCAGGCAGATCATTAGCCATTGGAAGCATTGTAATCGAGGCGATTGTCCGGTCTGCTTGCCGATAAAACAAGCGAACAAAAACAGGACTAACTCTGTACAAG TTTCTGCAATTCAACCAAATAATCAGCCAAATCCAAGTCCATCTGAGATGAGAAGGGCTTATGATGCTTTAGGTATTCAGTGTCCGACAACAACACCGGGACTCCTGCCCGGCCAAGGCGTTGGCAGAGGCGTTAGAATGCCAGCGCCTGGCATGGCAGGTCCCCCAGGGACGCTGGGCAATGTTAGATTACCGCAACCTCAAACACAAA gTGTATACACGAAACAAGAAGCGAAGGGAGCTGTGTATGTTTCAGCTGCGTCTGGACAGTCCGTAGTCGGTGCTGGGCAACAAGTAGTCGCTCCAAACGTATCTCTTCCTTTAAATTCCGATCCTAGTACGGTCGGGGTAGCCGGCAATCAGACGGCACCGACGACCGGATCCACGTCCGCCGCGGCGGCCGCCGCCGCTAATATACAGCAGTCCGTCAATATGCAAACGTTATTCGGATTAAACGAATCTGGACAACCGAGCGTGATAGGCGCGGAGAATAGATTAGCGAATTTGCAGCTTCCACCTGGTTGTGTTCCGCCTGGTCAGGTGACGGCTCAGCCAGTGCAAGGAACAAAGGAGTGGCATCTGTCCGTTACTCCGGATCTCAGGAATCACCTCGTTCATAAATT GGTCCAAGCGATATTCCCAACTCCCGATCCGCAAGCCATGCTCGATAAAAGAATGCACAACTTGGTTGCATACGCGAGAAAAGTGGAGGGTGATATGTATGAAATGGCTAATTCGCGTTCGgaatattatcatttattagcCGAAAAGATTTATAAGATTCAGAAGGAACTCG tttttaattatgtactcaaattaagaaatatgGTAAGAGAATCACGACTAAATGATTTCTCGACAACAGATGAGAAACGACAAAAACGGAAGGAACAGCAACAATTGCAACAAgcgcaacagcagcagcaacaaccaCAACCGCCACAACCAGCAGGCACATCCGGTCCTGGATTAAGGCCATGCGCACCTCCCAATGTTGGAGCTGTTTTACCAGGGTCATCGAAACCCGTCGGAACAGTACCACCTACTCTACGGAGTCATTCGCCAAGTATGGGTCAACTCGGAACGATACCAGCGATGGCCATTCAACAACACAGCAGAATGCAGTTTCCTCAGCAACAACAAgctcagcagcagcagcaagctcaacagcagcaacagcagcagcagcaagtTCAAGCTCAGCAGCAGatacaacagcagcagcagcaacaacaacagcaaGGCATCTTAGTGGGTCCTCCCGGTCCCAGTCCGAATGGACAGTCTACATCCAACACTAATATGGTACCGAATCCCGGCCTCAGCCCATTCGGACAGCCTCAGATGTCTCAGGCTAATCTCACGACCACCACCGCGTCCAACAATGCGATGACTAGTCAATTCTCGACGTCCAACGGTACGGCCACCGGTTTACCCAACACCTCTCCCATCCAAAATCAGCATCAATTCCCCGACCTGATGAAGGTCCGATTGGCACAAGCTCAGGTTCAGGCTGcgcaacagcaacaacagcaacagcagcagcagcaacaacaacagcagcaacaacaacaacaacaacaacaatcGCAGAATCAGCAGTCGCAACCAGCGAGCACTCCGAGTCAGGTCGGCACTCCGGTATCGTCGATCCCGCAAGCACCGTCGCCGTTCAGCGGCATGCAGCAACCAAGCgcgcaacagcagcagcaacaacagccgCCGAATCAGCAGTTCCCCACGCGACCATTGTCAGCCTCGACGCCCAATGACAACGGCATTGCCGCGTCGACGCCGCAAACGATACCGCCGCCTGCGTCAAGCGGACCGAGTCCAACGGGCAGTGTAtccgcgacgacgacgggaaCGACGAACGGACCTCAGTCGACCACCTCCACGCCGAACACGCCGCTCGTACCATCGCTAATGACACCGAATCAGACGGTATCGTCCGCGTCCAACCAAACGCCGCCGCATTCGGGCCCCACCCCGTCCCCGGCCGGTCTCGCGAGTCTCGGCAAAGGTATGACCTCGCAAGAACGGGCGGCGTTGAATACTCCGCGCAACACATCCATGTCCTCGCAGATGGCCGCCATCACGGCGGCATTGGATCGTGATAACTCTCCGAGTCCACCGATGAGCAACAACAAGGGCAAATTGGACTCCATTAAAGAGGAGGTCACCATAAAAATGGAGATCAAGCAGGAGCCGGAGGAGCCGCAGAATCATCGAATGGACGGCGGTAAGAGCGTGAATAACGAGATCATCATTAAGACCGAGCCGAAGACCGAGCCGATGGAGGAAGGTTCGAATGAGGCGATCGTGAAGGAAGAGCCTGCTAGCATCAAGGAGGAGAGTATGACGCCGGTGTCCAGTCAAGACGCGTCCGCGTCCGATATCAAGCCGATGGTGCCAGAACCGATacagccgagcggcacgtccACCGACAAGAAGAAGTGCTTGTTCAAACCGGACGAATTGCGTCAGGCGTTGATGCCGACGTTGGAGAAGCTATACCGACAGGATCCCGAGTCCATACCGTTTCGGCAACCCGTGGATCCCCAAGCGCTGGGTATACCGGATTATCCGACCATCGTGAAGAAGCCGATGGATCTGTCGACGATCAAGAAGAAACTCGACACGGAAAAGTACAGCGATCCGTGGGAGTACGTTGACGACGTGTGGATGATGTTCGACAACGCTTGGCTCTACAACCGCAAGACTTCTCGAGTCTACAGATACTGCACCAAG CTTTCGGAAGTGTTCGAGCAAGAGATAGATCCTGTAATGCAGGCTTTGGGATATTGTTGCGGCAGGAAGTACACGTTCAATCCGCAGGTGCTCTGCTGTTACGGCAAGCAGCTTTGCACGATACCCAGGGATGCGAAATATTATTCGTACCAGAACAG CAGTCTAAAGGGAATTGGTCTTCTGTCCGACAGATACACCTTCTGTCAGAAATGTTTCAACGACATTCCTGGTGACACAGTGACGTTGGGAGATGATCCAACACAGCCTCAAAC TGCCATCAAAAAGGAACAGTTCCAAGAGATGAAGAATGACCATTTAGAATTGGAACCTTTTGTAACCTGTACAGACTGTGGTAGGAGAGTGCACCAAATTTGTGTGCTCCATATGGAAACCATCTGGCCCTTAgg atttACCTGTGATAattgtttgaagaaaaagggaCAGAAACGcaaagagaataaatttaacgCCAAACGATTGCCCGTGACGAAGCTCGGCACATATATCGAGACGCGCGTGAATAATTTCCTAAAGAAAAAGGAAGCGGGCGCCGGTGAGGTAGCTATTAGAGTGGTCGCGTCCAGCGACAAAGTGGTCGAGGTTAAACCCGGCATGCGAAGTAGATTTGTTGAGAACGGCGACATGCCCGGCGAATTTCCTTACCGCGCGAAAGCGTTGTTTGCATTTGAGGAGGTCGACGGCACCGACGTCTGTTTTTTCGGCATGCATGTGCAAGAATACGGAAGCGAGTGCACACCGCCGAACACCAGACGGGTTTACATCGCATATTTGGACTCGGTCCACTTCTTCCGGCCTAGACAATTCCGAACGGCTGTGTATCATGAGATTCTTCTCGGATATCTCGATTATGCGAAGCAACTTGG ATATACGATGGCTCACATTTGGGCGTGTCCACCTTCCGAAGGTGACGATTATATCTTCCACTGCCATCCCGCAGAACAAAAAATACCAAAGCCTAAACGATTGCAGGAATGGTATAAGAAGATGCTGGACAAGGGAATGGTTGAGAGAATCGTTCTCGACTATAAG GATATCTTAAAACAAGCTATGGAAGATAGGCTTTCGTCTGCGGCGGACTTGCCATATTTTGAAGGCGATTTCTGGCCCAACGTTCTGGAGGAAAGTATTAAAGAATTAGAtcaggaagaggaagagaagcGCAAACAAGCTGAAGCAGCAGAAGCCGCTGCTGCAGCAGCAAATGCG ATTTTTTCGCTCTCCGAGGATTCGGAAACTCCAGACGGTAAAAAGAAAGGTCAGAAGAAGGCGAAGAAATCCAACAAGTCCAAAGCGAATCAAAGGAAGAATAGCAAGAAATCGAATACTCCTCAAACCGGCAACGATCTGTCTGCCAAAATCTTTGCGACTATGGAAAAGCACAAAGAAGTATTTTTCGTCATCAGGCTACATAGCGCGCAAAGTGCAGCCAGTTTAGCG CCGATCCAAGACCCCGATCCTGTTATCAATTGTGATCTCATGGATGGCCGTGACGCTTTCCTGACGATGGCTAGAGAAAGGCATTACGAGTTTTCATCACTTAGAAGGGCGAAATTCAGTTCCATGTCCATGCTTTATGAATTACACAATCAAGGCCAAGACAAGTTTGTTTACACTTGCAATAACTGCAAAAGCCATGTGGAGACCAGATACCATTGTACAGTTTGTGAT GATTTCGATTTATGTGTAAGTTGTAAAGATAAAGATGGTCATCCGCATCCTATGGAGAAACTTGGCTTTGATTTGGATGATGGTTCGTCACCGGCTGACGCCAAACAAACGAATCCACAG GAGGCCCGAAAACTGTCGATACAGAGATGCATTCAATCGTTGGTGCATGCATGTCAATGCAGAGACGCGAATTGTCGTCTGCCTAGCTGTCAGAAGATGAAGCGAGTGGTGATGCATACGAAGAACTGTAAGAGAAAGACCAATGGTGGCTGCCCGATATGTAAACAATTGATTGCTCTCTGCTGCTATCACGCGAAACACTGCCAAGAGACCAAGTGTCTTGTTCCGTTCTGCTCCAACATCAAACATAAGATAAAACAGCAGCAATTGCAACAACGACTGCAGCAGGCACAACTACTCAG GAGGCGAATGGCTGTGATGAACACGAGGCCGACCGGACCTGTGGCCGCAATGCAGGCCGGCCAACAAACCTCGAATGTCGCCATGGCGACCGGAGTTGCCATGAAACCGGGCGTCAGTACCTCGAATCTACCGTCGCCGCATCAACCGGGTATTGGGTTGAAGCCCGGTACGCAAACGCCTCCCGCTCATGTGTTGCAGGTTGTAAAGCAGGTTCAGGAAGAGGCAGCGAGGCAGCAAGCGCCGCACGTTGGCTACGGCAAAGTGACGCCGGGCGCCGGAGTCGGCGTGGGCGTCGGTGTCGGTCAAACCGGCGGCGTTATGCCACCACCGCAGATGCAACGACCATTACCGGTGCAGATGCCGAATCCTGGTGGGACGCATCTCATTCCGATGGATCAGTGGACACCGAG CAGGTACCAGCCGAACGCGGTGATGCAACAAAATCCGAACTTAGCGCGGCAGCAAACGCCGCAACAATTGatgcaacaacagcagcagcatcaGGCTCAACCAGGAATGGGAATGAGTGCGCAAATGCCGCGACAGCCAGGCGTGATTGGGCCGGTTGGACAGGTCGGGCCGCAACCCAATATGCAGAAGCACGCTCTTCAGCAGCTGATGCAGACCCTCAGGAGTCCACAGTCTACTGAACAGCAGGCGCAAATACTTCAAATACTCAAGAGCAATCCGCCGTTGATGGCTGCGTTTATTAAGCAACGG GCACTTGTCCATCAGCAACAACCTGGTCAGCATGGCGGGGGAGTCGGCGGTCCATTGGGTCCTAATCAACcccaacaacaacaacaacctGGTTTGCAGCATATGATGTCCCAACAGCAACagccgcagcagcagcagcagcaacagcaaccgCAGCAGCAGGGCAGATTGCAGATACAGACGATGCTGACGCCGCAggcgcagcagcagcagcagccggtGCAGCAACAGACGCAATGGTACAAGCAGCAGATGCTGGTGCAGCAGATGCAGAGGCAACAACAGGCccaacagcaacagcagcagcagcagcagcagcagcaacaacagcagcagcagcagcagcagcagcagcagcagcagcagcagcagcagcaacagcagcagcagcagcagcagccatTCACTCAACCGCCGGCGCCGCCGTATGGTCAACAACGACCGATACGGCCGTCGCTTCTCG GTTATGGCGGTTTCAACGAGCAAGGCTATGGTCAGCCGGGTCTGAAACCCACGCCACCGCCTGTACCCTCGCCGCAAGGCGTCATGGGCCCACCTGGGATCTCGGTGCAGCAACAACTGATGCAATCGGTCCGTTCGCCGCCGCCCATCCGTTCTCCACAGCCCAACCCCTCACCGCGGCCTGTTCCCTCTCCTCGTAATCAGCCGGTACCGTCGCCGCGGTCGGGTCCGGTGCCGTCGCCGCACCACCATCCGCCCCACGGCACACCCACACATTCGCCGGCACACGAGCTCGGTGGCGGTCCTAGCGAGATGATGCTCTCGCAACTAAGCGGTGGTGCTGGTGCACCCACTGGCCATCCCGCGGCCATGCCCCACCATCCCTCGCCAGCGCCGGCGCCCACGAACGGTGGTGCGGACGCTAACGAGGTGACGCCGATGACGCCACAGGATCAACTCTCCAAATTCGTCGAGGGGTTGTAG